A window from Triticum aestivum cultivar Chinese Spring chromosome 6D, IWGSC CS RefSeq v2.1, whole genome shotgun sequence encodes these proteins:
- the LOC123145137 gene encoding probable protein phosphatase 2C 26 codes for MGSGESRLLTACACSRPAPASVDAEPCLDDALGHSFCYASAAAYSSSFRHGISGAALSANSSVPVPLYLSSSAAGAGSVPQNYSSAFHTSSSFSSAPLQLSNLSSGPLFLSGPIDRGAQLSGPLDAAVPFSGPLPTKPTKRTSSSSRGLSSRFRKPLFGSLRRSVSEKHQPALMVPLRRDDGVQWAHGRAGEDRVHVVVSEDQRWLFVGIYDGFNGPEAPDFLVANLYRFLLRELRGIFYEEADRDSKRLWQFLADGDDDDNELDFSGSGRFAMSLARLKERRFNMWAHAAAVGDDEISREWGPKKLEAAPAVRDHGAVLGALTRALASTEAAYLDMTDQSMGSHPELAVTGACLLVALVRDDDVYVMNLGDSRAIVAQRADDDHGCGLGAMRMDDIGVGLEIESRPVGYPMIGLEALQLSIDHSTSIEEEVQRIKREHPDDDQCIVNDRVKGRLKVTRAFGAGYLKQAKLNNGLLEMFRNEYIGDAPYISCIPSLCHHKLTSRDQFLVLSSDGLYQYLSNEEVVLHVENFMERFPEGDPAQSLIEELLSRAAKKAGMDFYELLDIPQGDRRKYHDDVTVMVVSLEGRIWKSSGTYV; via the exons ATGGGCAGCGGCGAGTCACGGCTGCTCACCGCGTGCGCGTGCTCGCGGCCGGCGCCGGCGTCCGTCGACGCGGAGCCCTGCCTGGACGACGCGCTCGGCCACTCCTTCTGctacgcctccgccgccgcctacTCCTCCTCCTTCCGCCACGGCATCTCCGGCGCCGCGCTCTCCGCCAACTCCTCCGTGCCCGTGCCGctctacctctcctcctccgccgccggcgcggGCTCCGTGCCGCAGAACTACTCCTCCGCGTTCCacacatcctcctccttctcctccgcgcCGCTGCAGCTCTCCAACCTCTCCTCGGGGCCCCTGTTCCTCTCCGGGCCCATCGACCGCGGCGCCCAGCTCTCCGGTCCGCTCGACGCCGCCGTGCCCTTCTCCGGCCCGCTCCCCACCAAGCCCACCAAGCGCACCTCCTCCTCGTCCAGAGGGCTCTCCAGCAGGTTCCGGAAGCCGTTATTCGGCAGCCTGCGGCGGAGCGTGTCGGAGAAGCACCAGCCGGCGCTCATGGTGCCACTCCGCCGAGACGACGGCGTGCAATGGGCGCACGGGCGCGCAGGGGAGGACCGCGTCCACGTGGTTGTCTCCGAGGACCAGCGTTGGCTGTTCGTCGGCATTTACGATGGCTTCAACGGCCCTGAGGCCCCCGACTTCCTTGTTGCCAACCTCTACCGCTTCCTCCTACGCGAGCTTCGTGGGATATTCTACGAAGAGGCAGACAGGGATAGCAAGCGGCTGTGGCAGTTCCTCGCCGACGGTGATGACGATGACAACGAACTCGACTTTTCAGGTTCCGGCAGGTTTGCAATGTCGCTTGCCAGGCTCAAGGAGCGGCGGTTCAACATGTGGGCACATGCAGCGGCTGTGGGTGATGATGAAATCAGCAGGGAGTGGGGTCCCAAGAAGTTGGAGGCAGCGCCAGCAGTGAGGGATCATGGAGCTGTGCTTGGTGCGCTCACTCGGGCGCTGGCCTCGACGGAGGCAGCATACCTCGACATGACTGACCAATCAATGGGATCCCACCCAGAGTTGGCGGTGACCGGGGCATGCCTGCTTGTGGCATTGGTGAGGGATGACGACGTGTATGTAATGAATCTTGGGGACAGCCGCGCCATTGTGGCGCAACGAGCAGATGATGACCATGGTTGCGGGCTTGGAGCCATGAGGATGGATGATATTGGCGTGGGATTGGAGATCGAGTCAAGGCCTGTCGGATATCCCATGATTGGGCTTGAGGCACTGCAGCTATCTATCGATCATAGCACCAGCATCGAAGAG GAAGTGCAGAGAATCAAACGTGAACATCCAGATGATGATCAGTGTATCGTAAATGACAGAGTAAAGGGCCGTTTAAAAGTTACCCGAGCATTTGGCGCTGGGTATCTCAAGCAG GCGAAGTTGAACAATGGATTGCTCGAGATGTTCCGCAATGAGTACATAGGTGATGCACCATACATATCATGCATACCTTCTCTTTGCCATCACAAGCTCACTTCAAGGGACCAGTTTTTGGTACTTTCTTCCGATGGCTTATATCAGTACCTGAGCAACGAGGAGGTCGTTCTGCATGTTGAGAATTTCATGGAGAGATTTCCTGAAGGCGATCCAGCACAGAGTCTAATTGAGGAACTTCTTTCCCGTGCAGCAAAGAAAGCTG GTATGGATTTCTACGAGCTACTAGATATACCTCAAGGGGACCGGAGGAAATACCACGACGACGTCACCGTCATGGTTGTTTCCCTGGAAGGTAGAATATGGAAATCGTCTGGAACTTATGTGTGA